A window from Gemmatimonadota bacterium encodes these proteins:
- a CDS encoding NADPH-dependent F420 reductase, translating to MTRHGAKDRRTQSRRAFLVRAGATAAGLVLAPGLLPRGLWAAGVPRGALRIGIIGSGQMGGAVGLQWARAGHEILFSSRHPEELTELVERAGSGARAGLPQEAATFGEAVLIAVPYGALPQVGQDYAPLMQGKVVIDCGNPRADRDGPMADDAIARGTGVASAEYLPGVRLVRAFNALSARQVEREAHREGEKIGIPIAADDQDAIQTVVDLVVDAGFDPVVVGALSRAREFDRGTPVYVRGMTAAQLREAMGLR from the coding sequence ATGACGCGACACGGAGCGAAGGACCGGAGAACCCAGTCGCGACGGGCCTTTCTTGTCAGGGCGGGCGCGACGGCGGCCGGTTTGGTTCTTGCCCCGGGCCTCCTACCACGGGGGCTATGGGCAGCCGGAGTGCCACGGGGTGCGTTGAGGATCGGGATCATCGGGTCCGGACAGATGGGAGGGGCGGTCGGCCTGCAGTGGGCGCGGGCGGGACACGAGATTCTCTTTTCCTCCCGCCATCCCGAGGAGCTCACGGAGCTCGTCGAGAGAGCCGGCTCCGGGGCTCGCGCCGGCCTCCCACAGGAGGCCGCCACGTTCGGGGAAGCCGTGCTCATCGCGGTGCCGTACGGCGCCCTCCCCCAGGTGGGCCAGGACTACGCGCCTTTGATGCAGGGTAAGGTCGTCATCGACTGCGGGAACCCCCGTGCGGACCGCGACGGACCGATGGCAGACGACGCGATCGCTCGGGGAACCGGGGTCGCCTCCGCCGAGTACCTGCCGGGTGTCCGTCTGGTGCGCGCGTTCAACGCGCTCAGCGCGAGGCAGGTCGAGCGGGAAGCTCATCGTGAGGGTGAGAAGATCGGGATCCCGATCGCGGCCGACGACCAGGACGCGATCCAGACGGTGGTGGACCTCGTCGTGGACGCCGGCTTCGACCCGGTCGTGGTCGGGGCCCTCTCCCGGGCGAGAGAGTTCGACCGGGGTACACCGGTCTACGTGAGGGGAATGACCGCGGCCCAGCTCCGGGAGGCCATGGGCCTCAGATAG
- a CDS encoding prepilin-type N-terminal cleavage/methylation domain-containing protein: MSARITPADGHSGGFTLIEVVMAIMILTYGMLGMAGVTLHVVRQVQIAEMDTDRSAVLQSVIERVRAESFDTYQTGSDTAGAYTVEWQTWAENSRAKGLRVVTTGPGLVSNGGPVMIAADATDTVEYRLVRR; this comes from the coding sequence ATGAGCGCGCGCATCACACCTGCCGACGGCCACTCCGGCGGGTTCACCCTCATCGAGGTCGTGATGGCCATCATGATCCTGACCTACGGTATGCTCGGCATGGCCGGGGTCACCCTGCATGTGGTCCGCCAGGTCCAGATCGCTGAAATGGACACGGACCGGTCCGCGGTGTTGCAGTCGGTCATAGAGCGCGTTCGCGCCGAGTCGTTCGATACGTACCAGACCGGCAGCGACACGGCCGGCGCGTACACGGTGGAGTGGCAGACGTGGGCCGAGAACTCGCGTGCGAAGGGTCTTCGTGTGGTTACGACGGGCCCCGGGCTAGTGAGCAACGGTGGCCCCGTGATGATCGCGGCGGACGCGACGGATACCGTCGAGTACCGACTGGTGCGACGATGA
- a CDS encoding ABC transporter permease, with the protein MIQDVRFALRTLRRSPGFTLVVMATLGLGIGINTAIFSLVNGVLLRPLPYDEPERVMTVWEANPQLDIPQARVAAGTYRDWTERSESFAALGAYSFETFILGGTAEPEQISGARVSPSVFDVVGVQPALGRSFREEEATPGNDFVVILSNGFWTQRFGADPGVIGTAIVLDDEPFTIVGVMPPRFEFPPDADAVRLWRPLAINAQLLDVRAMRVYNVVGRLESGVSVDQARSEMAAISLGIAEEYPETNRGWGSNVTPALEQVVGDFTTLVAVLAGAAALVLLIACVNIANLVLARASVSQREFAIRATLGAGRGRLLRRSLAESSTLAILGGGFGLLLAVLGVALLKRVLPPDVPRIGEIGIDATVLGFAAAASVFAGIFFGLYPAIRAMRPRLVEVLQDAGRGGSASRFTRRLLNGMVSGQVALALILLLSAGVMIRSFSRLLQVEPGFRTEDVMVAVLSLPSSEFRDRDSQVQFWNELVDRVSALPGVEAAGASSALPMSPLGAEFDLPISILGREAASSAERPRAQYRSVLPGYFETMGVPLIHGRLLDRFDREEGRPVMVLNESAERLLFPGEDPIGRILGVPMAGEIEIIGVVGDVRHNGLDAPPSPELFVAYQNFPLRDMHLVVHSEGDEAELAQAIRAEIAALAPALPVTRVATMEELVSDSLAQPRFNMALLLSFALCALVLATVGIYGVISYSVVQRTGEIGIRMALGSDAPRTFRLVVGQTLAYVLVGGVLGVVGSFFASQLIRGLLYEVSPLDPLTLVGVAVMLVATAAGAAAIPAQRATRIDPISALRPE; encoded by the coding sequence GTGATACAGGACGTCCGCTTCGCACTGAGGACACTTCGCAGAAGCCCCGGCTTCACCCTGGTCGTGATGGCGACCCTAGGGCTCGGGATCGGCATCAACACCGCGATCTTCAGCCTGGTCAACGGCGTCCTTCTGCGGCCGCTACCCTACGACGAGCCCGAGCGGGTGATGACGGTGTGGGAGGCCAATCCGCAGCTCGACATTCCTCAGGCCCGGGTTGCGGCTGGCACCTACCGAGATTGGACCGAGCGCTCCGAGTCGTTTGCCGCGCTCGGCGCGTACAGTTTCGAGACGTTCATCTTGGGGGGCACGGCTGAGCCGGAGCAGATCTCGGGCGCCAGGGTGTCGCCGTCGGTATTCGACGTGGTGGGGGTGCAGCCCGCCTTGGGCCGCTCCTTCCGGGAGGAGGAGGCGACACCCGGAAACGACTTCGTGGTGATCCTGTCGAACGGGTTCTGGACTCAACGCTTCGGTGCCGATCCGGGGGTTATCGGCACTGCGATCGTGCTCGACGACGAGCCCTTCACGATCGTGGGGGTGATGCCACCACGCTTCGAGTTCCCGCCCGACGCCGACGCCGTTCGCCTCTGGAGGCCGCTGGCGATCAATGCTCAGCTCTTGGATGTCCGCGCGATGCGCGTCTACAACGTCGTGGGGCGGTTGGAATCGGGCGTGTCGGTGGACCAGGCCCGCTCCGAGATGGCCGCGATCTCCCTCGGGATCGCCGAAGAGTACCCAGAGACCAACCGTGGCTGGGGCTCCAACGTCACGCCCGCCTTGGAACAGGTAGTGGGCGACTTCACGACGCTCGTCGCGGTGCTCGCGGGTGCGGCAGCGCTCGTGCTGCTGATCGCGTGTGTGAACATCGCCAATTTGGTCCTCGCGCGGGCCTCGGTGAGCCAGCGAGAGTTCGCGATCCGGGCCACTCTGGGTGCCGGTCGTGGCAGGCTGCTTCGCAGGTCTCTCGCGGAGAGTTCCACGTTGGCGATTCTGGGCGGAGGTTTCGGGCTGCTCCTCGCCGTGCTCGGCGTCGCGCTCCTCAAGCGCGTGCTACCGCCTGACGTGCCTCGCATCGGAGAGATCGGGATCGACGCGACGGTACTCGGGTTCGCGGCGGCAGCCTCCGTCTTCGCCGGTATCTTCTTCGGCCTCTACCCGGCCATCCGCGCGATGCGGCCGCGGCTGGTCGAGGTCCTCCAAGACGCTGGGCGCGGCGGTTCCGCCAGCCGCTTCACGCGGCGCCTGCTCAACGGCATGGTCTCGGGTCAGGTGGCGCTCGCGCTCATCCTTCTACTCAGCGCGGGCGTGATGATCCGGAGCTTCTCCCGCCTCCTCCAGGTGGAGCCGGGCTTCCGGACTGAGGACGTGATGGTTGCGGTTCTCTCGCTTCCGAGCAGCGAGTTCCGAGACCGCGACAGCCAGGTCCAGTTCTGGAACGAGCTCGTAGACAGGGTGAGCGCGCTGCCCGGGGTGGAAGCGGCGGGGGCGTCGTCGGCGCTCCCTATGAGTCCGTTGGGCGCCGAGTTCGACCTTCCCATCAGCATCCTCGGGCGCGAGGCTGCCAGTTCAGCGGAGCGGCCGAGGGCCCAGTATCGATCCGTGCTACCCGGCTACTTCGAGACGATGGGGGTGCCTCTGATCCACGGGCGGTTGCTGGACCGGTTCGACCGCGAAGAGGGACGCCCGGTGATGGTGCTCAACGAGTCCGCCGAGCGGCTGCTCTTTCCCGGTGAAGACCCTATCGGTCGGATTCTGGGCGTGCCGATGGCGGGCGAGATCGAGATCATCGGCGTCGTGGGAGACGTGCGTCACAACGGCCTCGACGCACCGCCGAGCCCCGAGCTCTTCGTGGCATATCAGAACTTCCCGCTCCGGGACATGCACCTGGTGGTCCATAGCGAGGGGGACGAGGCTGAGCTCGCCCAGGCGATCCGAGCGGAGATCGCGGCGCTCGCGCCGGCTCTCCCGGTGACCCGCGTCGCGACGATGGAGGAGCTCGTTTCCGATTCGTTGGCGCAGCCTCGCTTCAACATGGCTCTCCTCTTGAGCTTCGCACTCTGTGCGCTGGTCCTGGCCACGGTCGGGATCTACGGCGTGATCTCCTATTCCGTGGTGCAGCGGACCGGAGAGATCGGGATCAGGATGGCGCTCGGATCCGATGCGCCGCGCACATTCCGCCTCGTCGTCGGTCAGACGCTCGCCTATGTGCTCGTGGGTGGCGTCCTGGGTGTGGTGGGCTCCTTCTTCGCCAGCCAGCTCATTCGTGGACTACTGTACGAGGTGAGTCCGCTGGATCCCCTGACGCTCGTCGGCGTTGCGGTCATGCTCGTCGCGACAGCCGCTGGGGCGGCCGCCATTCCAGCTCAACGGGCGACGCGCATCGACCCGATCAGCGCGCTTAGGCCCGAGTGA
- a CDS encoding winged helix-turn-helix domain-containing protein, with translation MSAIGVGRESGSPGWTFLTNHFHVLICIAEDRSARSRDIAARVGLTERAVQRIVTELCDAGYVTKVRQGRRNRYTVYLDRPLRHPVEGHCKVSELLETVRRLPVSG, from the coding sequence ATGAGTGCAATCGGTGTCGGCCGTGAGTCGGGCAGCCCAGGATGGACCTTCCTCACGAACCACTTCCACGTCCTGATCTGCATCGCCGAGGACCGGTCGGCGCGCTCGCGCGATATCGCCGCCCGGGTGGGCCTCACCGAGCGGGCGGTCCAACGCATCGTGACGGAGCTCTGTGACGCCGGGTACGTCACTAAGGTCCGCCAGGGCCGACGAAACCGTTATACGGTCTACCTGGATCGCCCACTGAGACACCCGGTGGAAGGTCACTGCAAGGTGTCCGAACTCCTCGAGACGGTTCGGCGTCTGCCCGTGTCGGGATGA
- a CDS encoding calcium/sodium antiporter: MALGGPIVGDLLQLGGTPLPLWASILLVVAASGLVAVSAHWTVESAMRVARDLGISGSLVGLTVVAAGTSAPEFSVTLMAAFEGRGSISIGNVVGSNIFNLGFILGSVALIKPLQTDPLIVWRDGSVLAVATIALFAFVGMDLSLDRGEGLVLFAALILYLWYLVPSRRRFLEGSPPLVGEQTSRGDSLRPVAIDLVRLAGSLLMIVVAAQMLIYGGTSLATSLGLSDWVIGVTIIAAGTSLPEFATSLAAVVKGRYGISLGNIIGSDIFNVLGVLGLTGMIRTVEVEPAATASLAGLCVMVLITLLFMRTGWRLSRREGLLLIALASVRWILDLAWRA; encoded by the coding sequence ATGGCCTTGGGAGGCCCGATCGTGGGTGACCTACTCCAGTTGGGCGGGACTCCATTGCCCTTGTGGGCTTCGATCCTGCTCGTGGTCGCAGCATCTGGGCTGGTTGCCGTGAGCGCTCACTGGACCGTGGAATCCGCTATGCGAGTCGCGCGGGACCTGGGGATTTCCGGGAGTCTGGTCGGTCTCACCGTGGTCGCTGCCGGCACGTCCGCACCCGAGTTCTCCGTGACGCTCATGGCTGCGTTCGAGGGCCGCGGGAGCATATCGATAGGCAACGTCGTTGGATCGAACATATTCAACCTCGGGTTTATCCTTGGGAGCGTCGCGCTGATCAAGCCGCTCCAAACGGACCCGCTCATCGTCTGGCGGGATGGGTCGGTCTTGGCGGTGGCCACGATCGCGCTCTTCGCCTTCGTCGGGATGGACCTCAGCCTCGATCGTGGCGAGGGCCTCGTCCTGTTCGCTGCTCTCATCCTATACCTGTGGTATCTCGTGCCGAGTCGACGTCGGTTTCTCGAGGGCAGCCCCCCACTCGTTGGCGAACAGACTTCCCGCGGCGATTCACTTCGGCCTGTTGCAATCGATCTAGTCCGCCTTGCGGGAAGCCTTCTGATGATCGTGGTCGCGGCCCAGATGCTCATCTACGGAGGAACGTCATTAGCCACGTCACTGGGTCTCAGCGATTGGGTGATCGGCGTCACCATCATCGCCGCGGGAACCTCCCTTCCCGAGTTCGCGACTTCGCTGGCCGCTGTAGTGAAGGGGCGCTACGGAATCAGCCTGGGGAACATCATCGGTAGCGATATCTTCAATGTCCTGGGAGTGCTCGGGCTCACGGGGATGATCCGCACGGTGGAGGTTGAGCCGGCCGCAACGGCTTCTCTTGCCGGGCTCTGCGTGATGGTTCTGATCACGCTCCTCTTCATGCGGACAGGCTGGAGACTGTCGCGGAGGGAAGGGCTCCTTCTCATCGCCTTGGCCTCCGTCCGCTGGATCCTGGATCTGGCCTGGAGAGCCTGA
- a CDS encoding amino acid permease, which yields MKPSSLEKQLGLWDVYAIATGATLSSGFFLLPGLAAAGAGPAMPLSYLLAALILLPGLFSMVELATAMPRAGGIYYFLDRSLGPLVGAIGGFGTWIAVVLKCAFALIGVGAYLELFLPGLEMGPIAGGFAVFFGAVNYFGAKKSGSFQVLLLVGLLILLLWFCGVGVLQLEVGHFSDFFGSGSTGIISTAGLVIVSYMGLTTVASVAEEVKNPERNLPLGMFLAFGSVIAIYVVGTSVMVGVVGVDRLARDGGDLTPVATVAESLVGPWGAVIMTVAAVLAFSSVANAGILAASRYPLAMGRDKLLPGLFSHVGGRGTPTVGIAVTVGMILLSVVLFDPTRIAKLASAFQMVLFALACLAVIVMRESRIESYDPGYRSPLYPAVQILGILGPFWMIVNMGLLPTLFTGGLITFGAMWYTYYARDKISREGAIFHVFERLGRQRYEGLDRELREIMKERGPREADPFDQLLTHARLLDLAGPIDFEELANQASNQLALDLPVTASQLYEGFLQGTRMGATPVSHGAALPHMRSELLDRSYILLARVREGVRFESEPGGVERASEEAIRAVFFLASPEADPGQHLRILAHIARCVDQDSFMPEWLGAESDEQLKEALFRNERIFVMMLGHDRAGSALIGLHLHEVSLPDGTLIAMIRRGDELVIPRGDTALLDGDRLTVIGRPEGITALRERYGVAAP from the coding sequence GTGAAGCCGTCATCGCTCGAGAAGCAGTTGGGGCTGTGGGACGTGTATGCCATTGCCACGGGTGCGACGCTCAGTTCGGGCTTCTTTCTCCTCCCCGGGCTCGCGGCCGCTGGGGCGGGCCCGGCGATGCCGCTCTCGTATCTGCTCGCGGCGCTGATCCTCCTACCCGGGCTGTTCAGCATGGTGGAGCTGGCGACCGCGATGCCCAGGGCAGGTGGCATCTACTATTTCCTGGACAGGAGCCTGGGTCCGCTCGTAGGGGCGATCGGCGGATTCGGAACCTGGATCGCGGTCGTCCTGAAGTGCGCGTTCGCGCTCATCGGCGTCGGCGCCTACCTGGAGCTCTTCCTCCCGGGTCTCGAGATGGGCCCGATCGCGGGAGGGTTCGCGGTGTTCTTCGGCGCGGTCAACTACTTCGGGGCAAAGAAGAGTGGGTCCTTCCAAGTGCTGCTCCTGGTTGGGCTCCTGATCCTGCTCTTGTGGTTTTGTGGCGTTGGCGTGCTTCAGCTCGAGGTGGGCCACTTCAGCGACTTCTTCGGGTCGGGTAGCACCGGAATCATCAGTACCGCAGGGCTGGTGATCGTCAGCTATATGGGGCTGACGACGGTAGCCAGTGTCGCCGAGGAGGTGAAGAATCCGGAGCGCAACCTGCCCCTGGGGATGTTCCTGGCCTTCGGCAGCGTCATCGCGATCTATGTGGTGGGAACCTCGGTGATGGTGGGCGTCGTCGGTGTGGATAGACTCGCCAGGGACGGCGGAGATCTCACACCTGTCGCGACCGTGGCCGAAAGCCTGGTGGGTCCGTGGGGCGCGGTGATCATGACGGTGGCCGCGGTGCTGGCGTTCTCATCCGTCGCGAACGCTGGGATCCTCGCCGCATCCCGCTACCCGCTCGCCATGGGGAGAGACAAGCTGCTACCCGGTCTGTTCAGCCATGTCGGTGGGCGGGGGACGCCCACGGTGGGCATCGCTGTGACGGTGGGAATGATTCTGCTGTCGGTCGTGCTTTTTGATCCCACCAGGATCGCGAAGCTGGCCAGCGCGTTTCAGATGGTGCTGTTCGCCCTTGCCTGCCTCGCAGTGATCGTGATGCGGGAGAGTCGCATCGAGTCCTACGATCCTGGCTACCGCTCCCCGCTCTACCCGGCCGTTCAGATCCTCGGCATCCTCGGTCCGTTCTGGATGATCGTGAACATGGGGCTTCTACCGACCCTCTTCACAGGCGGATTGATCACCTTCGGAGCGATGTGGTACACGTACTACGCTCGCGACAAGATCAGCCGGGAGGGTGCGATCTTCCACGTTTTCGAACGGCTGGGGCGTCAGCGATACGAGGGACTGGACCGGGAACTTCGCGAGATCATGAAGGAACGTGGGCCGCGCGAGGCCGACCCGTTCGATCAACTCCTCACCCATGCCCGTCTGCTCGATCTGGCAGGGCCCATCGACTTCGAAGAACTGGCGAACCAAGCATCCAATCAGCTGGCTTTGGATTTGCCCGTAACGGCGAGCCAACTGTACGAGGGATTCCTCCAGGGTACGCGCATGGGAGCGACCCCGGTCTCACACGGCGCTGCGCTACCGCACATGCGATCGGAGCTGCTCGACCGCTCCTACATCCTACTGGCCAGAGTGCGTGAGGGGGTTCGCTTCGAGAGCGAACCAGGTGGGGTGGAGCGTGCTTCGGAGGAAGCGATTCGAGCGGTCTTCTTTCTGGCGAGTCCGGAGGCGGATCCGGGACAGCACCTCCGGATTCTGGCGCACATTGCGCGTTGTGTGGATCAGGACAGCTTCATGCCCGAGTGGCTCGGGGCTGAGAGCGACGAGCAACTGAAGGAGGCGCTGTTCCGAAACGAGAGGATCTTCGTGATGATGCTCGGGCATGACCGGGCCGGCTCCGCTCTGATCGGCCTCCATCTGCACGAGGTGTCGCTTCCCGACGGTACGTTGATCGCGATGATCCGCCGCGGCGATGAGCTCGTCATTCCGAGAGGTGATACGGCGCTTCTCGACGGCGATCGGCTCACCGTAATCGGGCGGCCGGAGGGGATCACCGCTCTCCGTGAGCGCTACGGTGTAGCGGCGCCGTAG
- a CDS encoding sigma-70 family RNA polymerase sigma factor → MSRDFASLPDEELARRTKDGDARAFDTLVRRYLRPALAVALEFADARDDAEDLVQEAFHRALRRMEDFDERRSFRSWFFTILRNLGRNLVAGRRRWQMGDLPETLAAEQRSPHDDAEWSETSERLSAAIEGLPKMQRACLRLFDLEGFSNVEVADMLGINPGTVRTHVHRARRALREIVPRIGGSDSREENDED, encoded by the coding sequence GTGAGCCGTGATTTCGCGTCCCTTCCGGACGAAGAACTCGCTCGGCGCACCAAGGATGGAGATGCCCGGGCGTTTGATACTCTCGTGCGCAGGTACTTGCGCCCAGCGCTGGCGGTCGCGTTGGAGTTCGCCGACGCGAGGGACGATGCGGAGGATCTTGTCCAGGAGGCGTTCCACCGGGCACTCAGGCGCATGGAGGACTTCGATGAGCGCCGTTCTTTTCGATCGTGGTTTTTCACGATCCTCCGCAACCTCGGACGAAACCTGGTGGCGGGGCGGCGGCGGTGGCAGATGGGAGACTTGCCCGAGACACTCGCTGCGGAGCAGCGGAGTCCCCACGACGACGCCGAATGGAGCGAGACGTCTGAACGACTTTCCGCGGCGATCGAGGGACTGCCGAAAATGCAACGAGCGTGCCTCAGACTCTTCGACCTCGAGGGATTCAGCAATGTGGAGGTCGCGGATATGCTGGGCATAAATCCTGGGACCGTCCGTACGCATGTGCATCGTGCCCGACGGGCACTTCGCGAGATCGTGCCACGCATTGGTGGAAGCGATAGCAGGGAGGAAAACGATGAGGACTAA
- a CDS encoding alpha-L-glutamate ligase: protein MTLHVIYENPAWLPPLEAALERQGVPYALHFTDGGVFDLSSPPPQGVFLNRMSPSSHTRGNQGGVRFLGEYLGHLEAYGRGVLNGSRAFALEMSKIRQDRALRAFRIRTPRTVAVVGPAKLKAAAREMELPFITKHNQGGKGLGVRLFRDLDSFDAYVDGADFVAGPDDVTLLQQYIEPAEPFITRVEIVGGVFQYAIRSSTEDGFELCPAVECGPEDALCPAEGNGKFSLREDLTADDPLIRRYVDLMGALQIDIAGIEFVEDRNGVRYTYDINGTTNYNQEVEERHGLDGMAAIARLAARTLAGAAATAA, encoded by the coding sequence ATGACCCTCCACGTGATATATGAGAACCCGGCTTGGTTGCCTCCGCTCGAGGCGGCGCTGGAACGACAGGGTGTGCCCTACGCGCTCCACTTCACCGACGGTGGAGTCTTCGACCTGTCGAGCCCGCCTCCGCAGGGGGTATTCCTCAACCGGATGAGCCCGTCATCACACACGCGGGGCAACCAGGGCGGGGTACGCTTCCTTGGCGAGTACCTCGGCCACCTGGAGGCGTACGGCAGGGGAGTGCTCAACGGCAGCCGGGCCTTTGCGCTCGAGATGAGCAAGATCCGTCAGGACCGAGCTCTGCGCGCGTTCCGCATCCGCACACCACGAACCGTCGCGGTCGTCGGTCCCGCCAAGTTGAAGGCGGCTGCCCGGGAGATGGAGCTGCCCTTCATCACCAAGCACAACCAGGGAGGGAAGGGGCTCGGCGTGCGGCTCTTCCGTGACCTCGACAGCTTCGACGCCTATGTCGACGGCGCCGACTTCGTCGCGGGTCCGGACGACGTGACGCTGCTGCAGCAGTACATCGAGCCGGCGGAGCCGTTCATCACTCGCGTGGAGATCGTGGGGGGCGTCTTCCAGTACGCTATCCGCTCGAGCACCGAGGACGGCTTCGAGCTCTGCCCGGCCGTCGAGTGTGGGCCCGAGGACGCGCTCTGCCCTGCGGAGGGGAACGGCAAGTTCTCACTTCGCGAGGATTTGACGGCGGACGACCCGCTGATTCGCCGCTACGTCGATCTCATGGGAGCGCTCCAAATCGATATCGCCGGCATCGAGTTCGTCGAGGACCGAAACGGCGTGCGCTACACCTACGACATCAACGGGACCACCAACTACAACCAGGAGGTGGAGGAGCGCCACGGCCTCGATGGAATGGCCGCGATCGCTCGGCTGGCGGCGAGGACATTGGCGGGGGCTGCTGCCACGGCGGCCTGA
- a CDS encoding GNAT family N-acetyltransferase: MISRCADADARQICGVINAAARAYEGVIPTDFWHEPYMSFEELRSEIDDGVSFVGYQEQGELIGVMGSQDVQDVTLIRHAYVRPEHQARGIGHALLTHVLSGTSRPVLVGTWSNAIWAIRFYERHGFTATSPDKARCLLERYWSVPERQIEVSSVLIGPGGAPTEPFSTVSSSASTF, translated from the coding sequence ATGATCTCACGATGTGCGGATGCTGACGCTCGGCAGATCTGCGGAGTCATCAACGCCGCCGCTCGTGCCTACGAGGGAGTGATCCCGACCGACTTTTGGCACGAGCCTTACATGTCCTTCGAGGAACTCCGATCTGAGATCGACGACGGGGTGTCGTTCGTGGGGTACCAAGAGCAGGGTGAGTTGATCGGCGTGATGGGTTCACAGGACGTTCAGGACGTGACGCTGATTCGGCACGCTTATGTGCGGCCGGAGCATCAGGCTCGAGGAATCGGCCACGCCCTGCTGACCCACGTTCTCTCGGGGACCTCCCGGCCGGTCCTCGTCGGCACGTGGAGCAACGCGATCTGGGCTATCCGCTTCTACGAGCGGCACGGCTTTACCGCGACGTCTCCCGACAAGGCCCGGTGCCTGCTCGAGCGGTACTGGTCAGTACCGGAGCGGCAGATCGAGGTATCGTCGGTCCTCATTGGTCCAGGGGGGGCACCAACGGAACCGTTCTCAACGGTGTCGAGTTCAGCGAGCACCTTCTGA
- a CDS encoding prepilin-type N-terminal cleavage/methylation domain-containing protein has translation MNAANQRGFSLIELTIVVVLGMLVLAAVHNVLTTNLRAYTILNSKVRSQQTIRGGSQILFAALREVSPRGGDLIRIAADSMTVRSSSAFGIVCGAVTSAEMTVMRYGRWIGVGDSVFVLADNDPGKASDDVWHAALVGTVDTTVTCGGGDEAQKITLPGMEAALAADSVLPGAPVRVYQHYTYSLASLDGSWYLARSAPSGEAEPLVGPLRSPGEGGLRIEYLDSLGATTTIPADVAQFRITLRSAPGAARPGGEPLSDTIVTRVYARN, from the coding sequence ATGAACGCAGCGAATCAGCGCGGGTTCAGTCTGATTGAGCTAACCATCGTCGTGGTGCTGGGGATGCTCGTGCTGGCTGCGGTGCACAACGTCCTGACCACCAATCTGCGGGCGTACACCATCCTGAACTCGAAGGTGCGCTCGCAGCAGACCATCCGCGGCGGTTCCCAGATCCTGTTCGCCGCGCTCCGCGAAGTTAGCCCGCGGGGCGGCGACCTCATTCGTATCGCCGCCGACTCGATGACCGTGCGCAGCTCGTCGGCCTTCGGAATCGTATGCGGAGCGGTCACTTCGGCTGAGATGACCGTGATGCGATACGGCCGCTGGATCGGCGTTGGCGACTCGGTCTTTGTGCTCGCGGACAACGATCCCGGGAAGGCTTCGGACGACGTGTGGCATGCGGCCTTGGTCGGCACGGTGGACACCACTGTCACATGCGGGGGCGGGGATGAGGCCCAGAAGATCACACTGCCAGGCATGGAGGCGGCGTTGGCGGCCGACTCGGTGCTCCCGGGAGCGCCCGTGAGGGTGTATCAGCACTATACGTACTCCCTCGCGTCGCTGGACGGGAGCTGGTACCTGGCGCGAAGCGCTCCGTCCGGAGAGGCCGAGCCCTTGGTGGGCCCTCTCAGGTCGCCCGGCGAAGGCGGGCTGCGGATCGAGTATCTGGACTCGTTGGGGGCGACCACCACGATCCCGGCCGACGTGGCGCAGTTCCGGATCACGCTCAGATCGGCTCCGGGAGCAGCGCGTCCGGGCGGAGAGCCGCTCTCGGACACCATCGTGACCCGCGTGTACGCCAGAAACTGA